CGGGTGCCCGGCGGCCAGCCGCGTGGCCACCGCCAGGCCGATCTCGCTGCGGCCGCCGAATAGCAGGATTGATCCAGTCACGGCAGCCAGTATCGCACCCCGGATCCCGGTCGGGGGCCGCGAAACCCCCCGACTAGCGTTGGCGGGGTGAGCGGACCCGACGACCTGACTAGCGACGCGTTGACCTTCCTGACCGAACGCCACCTGGCGACCTTGGCGACGACCCGCACCGACGGTTCGCCGCACGTCGTCGCCGTCGGCTTCACCTACGACCCCGACGAGCGGTTGGTGCGGATCATCACCCGCGACGGCAGTCAGAAGGTGCGCAACGCCGATCGTCGGGGGCGCGCCGCGGTGACCCACGTCGACGGCCCGCGCTGGTTGACACTCGAGGGCGTGGCTTCGGTGTCGCGGGACCCGATGCGGATTCGCGAAGCCGAACGGCGCTACGGCCTGCGGTATCGGGAGCCGCAGCCGAATCCGCGGCGCGTGGTCATCGAGATCCCCGTCGACCGGGTGATGGGATCGGCAGTTCTGTTGGGGCGTCCTGCGCCGTCTCGGGACTAGGGTTGGGCTGTGTCCACCGCCACGAGCGCCTCGCGATTCCCCGCCGCCGTCTACGGCCGCCGGTTGGCGCGCGCCGCCGCACTCGCCGACCGCGCCGGTGTGGCCGCGCTGATCATCACCCCCGGCCCCGATCTGGCCTACCTGATCGGGTCGCATGCGCAGACTTTCGAACGCCTCAGCGCATTGGTGATCCCGGCGACCGGCGGGCCAATCCTGGTCACCCCACGCCTCGAGGTCGCCTCCTTCGCCGAATCGGCTGTCGACGAACTGGGGGTCCGCTTCACCCCGTGGGTCGACGGGGAGGATCCCTACGCGCTGGCCTTGACCGGCCTCGTGTCGAATCCCGTTGTCGCGGTCTCGGACTCGATGAGCGCGGGCCACTTGATCCCACTCATGTCGGCGACCGGAACGGCGCCGCTGCTGGCCACCGACATCCTGCGCGACCTGCGGATGATCAAAGACGAGGACGAGATCGCGGCACTGCGCCGTGCGGGTGCCGCGATCGACCGCGTACACGCGCGGATGGGTGAATGGTTGCGGCCGGGTCGGACGGAGGCGGTCGTCGCCGCCGACATCGCCGCGGCCATCGTCGACGAGGGACACCTCGAGGCGGCATTCGTGATCGTCGGATCCGGCCCCAACGGCGCCGACCCGCATCACGAGCAATCCGATCGGGTCATCAGCGAGGACGACATCGTGGTCATCGACATCGGCGGTCCGGTGGCGCCGGGATACAACTCCGACTGCACGCGCACCTACTGCTTCGGCGAACCGTCGGAGGAGATTTCCCGCGCCTATGCGGAGTTGGCGGCGGCACAGGCGCTGGCGGTCGCCGCGGTGCGCCCCGGAGTCACCGCCGAGTCCGTCGACGCCGCGGCCCGCGACCACCTGGCCGCCGTCGGACTGGCCGACCGGTTCATCCACCGCACCGGGCACGGAATCGGGCTGTCGGTCCACGAAGAGCCGTACATCGTCGCCGGCAACAGCCTGGTCCTGGCGCCCGGAATGGCGTTCAGCATCGAGCCCGGAGTCTATTTCGACGGGGTGTGGGGCGCGCGGATCGAAGACATCGTGATCGTCACCGACGACGGATGCGAGTCGGTCAACCACCGCGACCACGCCCTGACCCGCCTGCCCGCGCAACCATCGAAGGAGCACTGAGCATGAAGCTTTCCCTGTCCCGAACAGCGGTGGCCGCCGCGGTGCCGATACTCGCCCTCGGGCTGACCTCCTGCGGTCAGATCAGCTGGCACCGGTCGGGTGCCAGCCCCAGCGACAAGGTGACGGTGACGAAGACCGTCGAGGCCCCGACCGACACCACGACGACGGCCGCGCCGAGCACATCGGAGACACCGGAGCAGATTCCGCCCAACGGCTCGGGTGCCTACACCGCCGTCGCACCGTCCGGCTTCCAACTCAACCCGCCGACATCGGTCGCGAGCTATTCGTTCAGCGTCCCCAGCCGCAATATCGCCTGCTTCGTCGGGACGGAGTTCATCTGCGAGATCCACGACGGGCCGAATGATTCCCCCGCCGACTCCCGCTGCGGCTTCTACGACGGCGACTCCGAGGTGCGCGTCCGGATCGTCGGCTGGTTCAAGTACGACAGGCCGCCCTGCTCCACGATCCTGCAGGGCGTGTGGCGCGACCCCGGCCCGGTCCTGAACTACGGCGAATCCGTCCACTTCTCGGTGCCCGGTGCCGAATTCAGCTGCTATTCGACGACGGAGGCGCTGTTCTGCACGGGACCGGAGAATTACGGCTTCAAGCTGTCGCGCACCGAGTTCTCCCGGCAGCAACTGGGCTGAGCGGTGGTACGGAGATCTGCGTTGCTGTTGATGTCGCTAACCGACACGAACAGCAACACATCGATATAGCTCCGAGCCAGTGGGTTACCCGAGCGCCGCGCGGAACTCCTCCGACTCGTAGAAGGACGCGAAACGGCGTCGGACCAGTGCATCGAGGAAGCCGCGCTCGTGGAGCCGCTCGAGAACCGGCGGGCCGAAGCGCATCGCCTCCTCGATCAGGTCGTCGCGGAAGACGCCGAGTTCCCCCAGTAGTTCCGACAGCGGTGTGTCGCCGTACTTCTCGAAGACGTATTCCACCGCCTCGTCGATGAGCCGGCGTACGAACGGCGTGGTGCGGAACTCCTGCCAGAACTCGAAGATCAGCGCGACCACATCATCCACGTCGTCTTCGGTGAGCACGTCGCGGAAGGCGCCGAGCGATTCGTCACGGTGGCTGCGCCACGCGTCGCGCACCGAATCGAGCAACAGGTCCTCGGCCTGGTCCTCGTTGCGGCGCAACACGAAGCCCGCCCCCGACCGGGTCGCCCGCTCCACCACGGCGTCGATCACGGGGCGGGCGGGGCGCACGGCGGTGCGCAATCCGCGGACGGCGTGGCCGCGCAGCCACGCGACCGGATCCTCGACGTCGGCGGTTCGCCGTCCGTCATCCGGATCGTCCACCGCCGCGCCCACCGCGCGGGTGACCACCTCGACCACGGTGTCGACGGTGGCCGGTCCTTCGAGCACCCGCCGCAGCACTCGGCCCGTGACGTCCAAATCGGCGACGGCGGTGGCGAATTCGTCGAAGTGACGGTCGTCGAGCAGGTCGCTCACGCGGAAATCGTCGTTGACGCTCGAGCGATACAGGCGCCGCGCGACCTCGCCGACCAGCTCCGGGATCGCACCCTCGACGGGGATCTGGACGGCGTACTTGCGCGCGACGTCCTTGACCGGCTCGGCCGAAATCGCCTGGGCCAGGGTGAGCCGGTCGGCCAATTCGAGGAAGTGGTCCACCTCGTCGACGACGGACTTCTCGAACTCGGCCGGGTCCAGTAGCTTCCGTAACTCGTGGGCGGTGTGCGCGTCGAGCAGCCGAGCGGCGATCTGGGCGGTCTCGTCGGGGTTCGACATGGCCAACAGAATACGGGCGCTAGTCGACGTGCTTGACGATGCACGCCTGGTCGGCGATGTCGCAGGCGTCGTGCGCACCCGACTTCGAACTCTCCCGCTGCGCGACGACGTATTGGCCGGGCTGGCCGAACGCCTCTCCCCGGTAGACCTCGGCGCCGGTCTTCGACGCCAGCTCGTTGGCGCTGTCGAGGCTGGTGAACGAGCCGAATTGGGCGTACCAACCCGACGAGGCTGCGCTGGCATCGCTGTCGTCGCCCGACCCACTCTCGGTCGAGCTGTCCGGGCTCGCCGAGCGCGACGGCTTCGCCGTCACCGTCGTCGTGGTGGTGTCCGTTTCGGTGACGGTCACCGACACCGTCGTCTTGTTGTCGGCCGCGTAGTTCTCCGACCGTCGCGCACGGCTGTCGTTCACCGCCCACAGGGTGCCGGCGACGGTCGCGGTGACCACGAAGACCGTGAGGCCGACGACCGAGGCGAGCACCCACGGGTGACGACGGGGCCGTTCGACCTCGTCGAAACCGTCGTCGGGTTGCTCGTCCTCGGGTTCGGGCAGGGGCACGCGACCGGAGTAGGCGCCCGGGAACGGACTCGGGTTGTAGGCGCTGTAGGCGGTCGTGCTCGGCGGTGGCGGCGGGGCCTGCGGCGGAACGGGCACGGCACCCGAACCGGGCGGCACCGACCAGGATCCCGAACGGGGCACCCCCGGCGGCCCGGCCGGGACGCTGCCCGATCGGTGTCGGCCTCCCCCGGTATGCGGCCCGGTCGGCGGATTGAACGTCATCGCGTCACCTCAGAGGACCGTGTATCCGAGTTCGATCGCGGCGGTCGCGATCCCGGCGTGCAATCCCGGGTGCGACAACGGCAGCGAGAGCTCCGGCCGCTCCGGCAGCGCATCCGCGCCGCGCTCGAACAACGCGACGCACGGCCCGCCGGCGAAGCGTCCCCGGTACGCGATTCCATCGATCTCCTCATAGGCCTGGTGAATGGCTCGCGACCATTCTTGCGCAATACGGTGCGGAGCCGAATCCAACGCGTATTGCGCCCCGGCCCGAGTCAACCATGCACCGCGTCCGATGCCGCCGACGTCGAGCAGTCGCACTTTGCGGGTGAACCGGGCCGCGGTCAGGTACGGCGAGCCGTGGAAGCGGTCGATGAGCCGCGTCTCCTGGAAGACCTCGGCCAGCGCTCCGCGCGGCTCGGCGGCGCCGTACCAGATCCCGTGTTCGGGGTGGATCCCCAGCGGTCGCGGCTGGTGGTCGAAGCGCAGGACCGGCCCCCACGTGCGCGGATAGTTCCACGGCAGCACGTTCTCGCCGGAACAGGCATGAACCCGCCAGACGATCTCCGACGGCAGGCCGATGACTTCTTCGCGCCGCAGCCCGAGACCTTTGAGTTCCTCGACGCTGGGCGGCCCGGTCAGACCGTCGCCCACGACGCCGCATCCACCAGGTCGAGCACGCGCTGCAGTTCCTCCTCGGAAACCGGTGCGCGACTCAGATAGTCGGCGATCGACTGTGCGTTGCCGTTGCGCCGCGTCAACGACGGTTGCGGCACGGTCAGGATCTTGTGCACTTCGAGCGGGTGGGAGTCCGGCCGCAACCGGGCGATCACCTCGTCCATATGCGGCACCACCCCGTGGGGGGTGAACTGCGCCGACGGCATCAGCCGCCGATCCCCCCACAGGAAGGACCACAGGGTCCGGGCCGCGATGCGCTGGCGCACCCGGGCCGTGGAGACGCCGAGGCGCTCGGCGACCTCGCTGACGGTCAACGATTCGGAGATGACCTGTTGCAACTGGACGTCGCGCTGCACGGTCATCACGGCGACCGCACCCGGCTTCTCGTGGAATCCGGCGTCGGAGAGCAGCTTCTCGTCGTGATACGAGACCGACGCGGTGGCCACCCCGGTGTCGGCGGCGAGGGTCTCCAACACGCCGACGAGCGCCGCGCGTTCGACGCTGAGCCCGGTGACGGCGTGGAGCGCGTCCTCGAACGCCAGCTCACCCGACAGATACCGCGTGATGGGCTCATAAGACGATGCCGACGTCATGCCGTTCCCCCTGGTCGAATCGCTATCGACTTACAGTAATTAACACGCTAGCACTCCTCACCACGGAATTCCGTGACGGCGCCGCCCAGGCCGCTGGCCCGGGCCACGCGACGGTCGACCGCGGCGCGCAGCCATTCGGCGGTCCCGACGATCCGCACGCGACGGCGGGCGCGGGTGATCGCCGTGTACAGCAGTTCACGGGTCAACAGCGCCGACTCGGCGGGCGGCAGGACCACCGTCACCACGTCGAATTGGCTGCCCTGGCTGCGATGGATGGTCATCGCCGCGGCCGGCACGGCGTCGGCCAGCTGCGACGGGTGCAGTCTGACGATCTCCCCGTGTTTGTCGAAGGCCACCACCACGTCGTCATTCGGGCCGTCGGATGCGTCGGCGGCGATGACGACGCCGGTGTCCCCGTTGTAGATGCCGATCCGACGGTCCGACGACGTCACCAGCAGGGGGTCGCCGACCTGCCACCTCCCCCGCCGCCGGGGTGCGTCGCGCCACGAGTCGACGGTCCGCGACCACCCGGCAACGCCGTAGCGGCCGTCCCGGTGGGCGCACAGTATCCGGTAGGAATCCAGCGCGGTGACCGTCGCGCGCGCGTCGCCGGCCGCACCCGCCGTCCGCAATCGTGTCAACCATCCGACGGTGTCGCGCGCGATGGCGTCGAGTTCCTCTGGCGCGACCAGCTCGATGTGCTCTGCGCCGTCGGCCTCGATCAACTCCAGCACCCGGTCGGCGTTCCCGGCGTTGACCGCTTCGGCGACGTCGCCGATCGCCGTGCCGTACCGGTAGCCCCAGCGCAGCGTGACCACCCCGTCGGCGAGCGCGATCTTCTCGGCATCGGAGAAGTCCGACGACGCCAATCCGGCCAGGTCGGC
This genomic interval from Gordonia sp. X0973 contains the following:
- a CDS encoding pyridoxamine 5'-phosphate oxidase family protein, with translation MSGPDDLTSDALTFLTERHLATLATTRTDGSPHVVAVGFTYDPDERLVRIITRDGSQKVRNADRRGRAAVTHVDGPRWLTLEGVASVSRDPMRIREAERRYGLRYREPQPNPRRVVIEIPVDRVMGSAVLLGRPAPSRD
- a CDS encoding Xaa-Pro peptidase family protein yields the protein MSTATSASRFPAAVYGRRLARAAALADRAGVAALIITPGPDLAYLIGSHAQTFERLSALVIPATGGPILVTPRLEVASFAESAVDELGVRFTPWVDGEDPYALALTGLVSNPVVAVSDSMSAGHLIPLMSATGTAPLLATDILRDLRMIKDEDEIAALRRAGAAIDRVHARMGEWLRPGRTEAVVAADIAAAIVDEGHLEAAFVIVGSGPNGADPHHEQSDRVISEDDIVVIDIGGPVAPGYNSDCTRTYCFGEPSEEISRAYAELAAAQALAVAAVRPGVTAESVDAAARDHLAAVGLADRFIHRTGHGIGLSVHEEPYIVAGNSLVLAPGMAFSIEPGVYFDGVWGARIEDIVIVTDDGCESVNHRDHALTRLPAQPSKEH
- a CDS encoding RES family NAD+ phosphorylase; the protein is MGDGLTGPPSVEELKGLGLRREEVIGLPSEIVWRVHACSGENVLPWNYPRTWGPVLRFDHQPRPLGIHPEHGIWYGAAEPRGALAEVFQETRLIDRFHGSPYLTAARFTRKVRLLDVGGIGRGAWLTRAGAQYALDSAPHRIAQEWSRAIHQAYEEIDGIAYRGRFAGGPCVALFERGADALPERPELSLPLSHPGLHAGIATAAIELGYTVL